One Lactobacillus sp. ESL0785 DNA window includes the following coding sequences:
- the zwf gene encoding glucose-6-phosphate dehydrogenase, whose amino-acid sequence MNNIPVVMIIFGGSGDLAHRKLYPALFNLYEQDLIHDNFAVIGTARRPWTHEYLREQVSDAIHETHREVSENDVQDFASHFYYQSHDVTNVEHYQALKELAQKLDDRYSAQGNRIFYMAMAPRFFGTIATHINDQHLTSTGFNRIVVEKPFGRDLASAEKLNKQITASFAEDDIFRIDHYLGKEMVQNILPLRFTNPLIKNVWNNANIKNIQVTLAERLGVEARGGYYETSGALRDMVQNHIFQIITLLAMPEPKDLRSESIHQAKQELLDSIVMPDKAAIDKHFVRGQYLGSDTTFGYKQEPNVAENSTTETYAAGQIKFKKGPVAGVPIYFRTGKEFREKESRIDIVLKHMANPYGQAHSNNITIVIDPQMEIFITINGKKISTSGIRRENLDYIFAKSELAQVPDGYERLLHDVFINDSTNFTHWSELKNYWQFIDLIEAAWQQDNKAGQKPEEYLPYRMGPKAADKIFETATEHWIYD is encoded by the coding sequence ATGAATAATATTCCAGTTGTAATGATTATTTTTGGCGGCAGCGGCGATTTGGCCCATCGTAAATTGTATCCAGCTTTGTTTAATTTATATGAGCAAGACCTAATTCATGATAATTTTGCAGTTATCGGTACGGCGCGGCGGCCATGGACCCACGAATATTTGCGTGAACAAGTAAGTGATGCAATTCATGAAACTCACCGTGAAGTTAGCGAAAACGATGTCCAGGATTTTGCCAGTCACTTTTATTATCAGTCTCATGATGTGACGAATGTTGAACATTATCAAGCGCTTAAAGAATTAGCGCAAAAACTTGATGATCGTTATAGTGCACAAGGTAATCGGATTTTTTACATGGCCATGGCGCCACGTTTCTTTGGCACGATTGCAACGCATATCAATGACCAGCATCTGACCAGTACTGGTTTTAATAGAATAGTAGTCGAGAAGCCATTTGGGCGTGACCTTGCCTCTGCCGAAAAGTTGAACAAGCAAATTACTGCTTCTTTTGCCGAAGACGATATTTTTCGAATCGATCATTACTTAGGTAAGGAAATGGTGCAGAATATTTTGCCATTGCGGTTTACCAACCCGCTGATTAAGAATGTCTGGAATAATGCTAATATTAAAAATATTCAGGTTACTTTAGCAGAACGGCTCGGCGTTGAGGCCCGCGGAGGGTATTATGAAACTTCTGGGGCTTTACGCGATATGGTGCAGAATCATATTTTTCAAATTATTACCTTGCTTGCCATGCCGGAGCCTAAGGATTTGCGCTCTGAAAGTATTCATCAGGCCAAGCAGGAATTGCTTGACAGTATTGTTATGCCAGATAAGGCAGCAATTGATAAGCATTTTGTTCGGGGACAATATTTAGGCAGCGACACGACATTTGGTTATAAGCAAGAGCCAAATGTTGCTGAAAATTCAACCACAGAAACATATGCAGCGGGCCAAATTAAATTCAAAAAGGGCCCCGTTGCTGGTGTACCGATTTACTTTAGAACGGGTAAAGAATTTAGAGAAAAGGAAAGCCGCATTGATATTGTCTTAAAGCACATGGCTAATCCTTATGGTCAGGCGCATTCCAACAACATTACGATTGTGATTGACCCACAAATGGAAATTTTCATTACAATCAATGGTAAAAAAATTTCAACAAGTGGCATTCGCCGTGAAAATCTGGATTACATTTTTGCCAAGTCTGAATTAGCCCAAGTGCCGGACGGTTATGAGCGTTTATTGCACGATGTGTTTATTAATGATTCAACTAATTTTACTCATTGGAGTGAATTGAAGAATTACTGGCAGTTCATTGACTTAATTGAGGCAGCTTGGCAGCAAGATAATAAAGCTGGGCAAAAACCAGAAGAATATTTACCATATCGGATGGGACCTAAAGCTGCTGATAAAATTTTTGAAACAGCAACTGAGCATTGGATTTATGACTAG
- the ruvA gene encoding Holliday junction branch migration protein RuvA: MYEYLKGIITEIMPDYIVLDVGGVGYKIFSPTPFAYQEGQPATVYLEQVVRDTGITLYGFQSADDKGLFLKLLSVSGIGPKSALAIMAAEDSNSLAEAIEQGEVKYLTRFPGVGKKTASQIVLDLKGKLGDFVQRVDQINDMKISPELNDALLALLALGYTKKEVDRITPKLAAASQTTADQYIKQGLALLLKK, translated from the coding sequence ATGTATGAATATTTAAAAGGTATAATTACTGAAATTATGCCTGATTATATTGTGCTTGATGTTGGTGGGGTCGGCTATAAAATTTTCAGCCCCACTCCGTTTGCTTATCAAGAAGGGCAACCAGCTACGGTGTATCTTGAGCAGGTTGTCCGTGATACTGGGATTACCCTGTATGGCTTTCAAAGTGCAGATGACAAAGGTTTGTTTTTGAAGCTGCTTAGCGTCAGTGGGATTGGTCCCAAGTCTGCGTTGGCAATCATGGCGGCAGAAGATAGTAATTCTTTAGCTGAAGCTATTGAGCAGGGAGAAGTTAAGTATTTGACGCGGTTCCCTGGTGTTGGTAAAAAGACGGCCTCACAGATTGTATTAGATTTGAAAGGCAAATTGGGTGATTTTGTTCAACGCGTTGATCAAATCAATGATATGAAGATTTCACCTGAATTAAATGATGCCTTACTAGCATTGCTGGCTTTGGGTTATACCAAAAAAGAGGTTGACCGAATAACACCAAAATTGGCGGCTGCGTCTCAGACAACAGCGGACCAGTATATTAAGCAGGGATTGGCGCTTCTCCTAAAGAAGTAA
- a CDS encoding DEAD/DEAH box helicase, which translates to MNNIFKDTKIKPELQVGLEKINFTKPTKVQEAVIPVLLAHKNAVVQAVTGSGKTHAFLVPVLNAIDPEVAYTQAIITAPSRELSEQLYQVARELRDAASLPISIAHLAGGTDRERQLKKIANNRPQLVVATPGRLHDFVQKKLLFLDYVKDFIIDEADMTLDMGFLTDIDFIAQRMPQEILFAAFSATIPVQLQNFLRKYMAKPEQIVIDNPAVISPTVKNDLIDIGAKSRKKILYQLLTMGQPYLALVFANTKQTVDKLTEYLQEQGLKVAKIHGGITERERKRALREVEAGQFQYVVATDLAARGLDIDGVSLVINYEIPRDLDFVIHRIGRTGRNGLSGHAVTLIREEEMKRIAGLEKLGVHFDFVEMKNGELVPRKHYHRRDRRQATNHQVDNHLNGLVKKAKKKRKPGYKKKIKQAIQKDKAQKRKIEQRHELRKAKRQRKKRRDDAR; encoded by the coding sequence ATGAATAATATTTTTAAAGACACCAAGATTAAACCAGAATTACAAGTTGGGCTAGAAAAAATCAATTTTACTAAGCCAACTAAGGTGCAGGAAGCAGTTATTCCTGTTTTATTAGCACATAAAAATGCTGTTGTTCAGGCAGTTACTGGTTCAGGGAAGACGCATGCCTTTTTAGTACCAGTATTAAATGCCATTGATCCAGAAGTAGCTTATACGCAAGCAATTATCACGGCGCCTAGTCGTGAACTATCAGAGCAACTATATCAAGTGGCACGTGAGTTGCGGGATGCAGCAAGCTTGCCGATTTCGATTGCTCATTTAGCTGGTGGGACAGACCGGGAGCGCCAATTAAAGAAGATTGCTAATAATAGACCACAATTGGTAGTTGCAACGCCAGGACGACTGCATGATTTTGTGCAAAAGAAATTATTGTTCTTAGATTATGTTAAAGATTTTATTATTGATGAAGCTGATATGACACTAGATATGGGCTTTTTAACTGATATTGATTTTATTGCGCAAAGAATGCCTCAGGAAATTTTATTTGCAGCATTTTCGGCAACAATTCCGGTTCAATTGCAGAATTTTTTACGTAAATATATGGCTAAACCTGAGCAAATTGTGATTGATAATCCGGCAGTAATTTCGCCAACGGTTAAAAATGATTTGATTGATATTGGTGCTAAAAGTCGCAAGAAAATCTTGTATCAGTTGCTGACAATGGGGCAGCCTTATTTGGCACTTGTTTTTGCCAACACCAAGCAGACAGTTGATAAATTAACAGAATATTTGCAAGAGCAAGGGCTAAAAGTAGCTAAAATTCATGGTGGAATTACTGAGCGTGAACGTAAGCGTGCCCTGCGCGAAGTGGAAGCAGGCCAATTTCAGTACGTTGTTGCGACCGATTTGGCAGCGCGCGGACTTGATATTGATGGTGTCAGTTTAGTAATTAACTATGAAATTCCGCGGGATTTAGATTTTGTGATTCACCGAATTGGTCGAACTGGCCGTAATGGTTTATCAGGTCATGCTGTTACCTTGATTCGTGAGGAAGAAATGAAACGGATTGCTGGCCTGGAAAAGTTAGGAGTTCATTTTGACTTTGTAGAAATGAAAAATGGTGAATTAGTTCCCCGTAAGCACTATCACCGACGGGATCGCCGTCAAGCGACTAATCATCAAGTTGATAATCACTTGAATGGCTTGGTTAAAAAGGCAAAGAAAAAACGTAAACCGGGTTATAAAAAGAAGATTAAGCAGGCAATTCAAAAGGATAAAGCACAAAAACGTAAAATTGAGCAGCGTCATGAACTACGCAAGGCAAAGCGCCAACGTAAAAAACGACGTGATGATGCTCGTTAA
- the dinB gene encoding DNA polymerase IV has translation MTSPSDDLLPLNDTHRRIIHIDMDAFYASVEMRDHPELKNKALIIGQDARKNHGHGVVATANYVARKYGVHSAMPSIKAIRLVPADKLVFLRPDFTKYRAVSAAIHEMMHEITDSVQSIALDEAYLDVTENKLGSTSAVQLAIDLQMRIRKEEGLNCSFGVTYNKFLAKMGSEYAKPFGRTVILPLEAKAFLAKQKIENFHGIGPRTQERLHQMGIYTGKELQQIHVRELIKHFNRMGYLMAEHANGIDLSRVIPDDEHNRKSIGIERTYEPCLFDEQTALTNIRNYAASLEGKLHKRNFFANTIVLKIRNNDFVTVTKRRKLPHATHNATEIYQAARELFEPLASSFLTNGIRLLGVTATDFSEADFENINLDLFSD, from the coding sequence ATGACTAGTCCAAGTGATGATCTGCTGCCGCTTAATGATACTCACCGGCGCATTATCCATATTGATATGGATGCCTTCTATGCTTCAGTAGAAATGCGCGATCATCCGGAATTGAAAAATAAGGCGCTGATTATTGGCCAAGATGCCCGGAAAAATCATGGTCATGGTGTCGTGGCAACGGCAAATTACGTCGCTCGTAAATACGGTGTGCATTCAGCAATGCCGTCAATTAAGGCAATTAGGCTGGTACCAGCGGATAAATTGGTCTTTTTGCGGCCGGATTTTACTAAATACCGTGCAGTTTCGGCGGCAATCCACGAAATGATGCACGAAATTACGGATTCCGTGCAGTCGATTGCGCTTGATGAAGCTTATTTGGATGTAACTGAGAATAAGCTGGGTTCAACCTCGGCTGTTCAACTAGCGATTGACTTACAGATGCGGATTCGTAAGGAAGAAGGATTGAATTGTTCTTTTGGTGTCACTTATAATAAATTTTTGGCAAAAATGGGGTCAGAATATGCTAAGCCATTCGGTCGCACGGTTATTTTGCCTCTAGAGGCAAAAGCTTTTTTAGCAAAACAAAAAATTGAAAACTTTCATGGCATAGGTCCCAGAACGCAGGAACGTCTTCATCAGATGGGGATATATACTGGTAAGGAGCTGCAACAGATTCATGTGCGCGAGTTGATTAAGCATTTTAACCGTATGGGCTATTTGATGGCCGAACACGCTAATGGAATTGATTTGTCGCGGGTCATCCCTGATGATGAGCACAATCGTAAGTCGATTGGCATTGAACGGACTTATGAGCCGTGCCTTTTTGATGAGCAGACGGCATTAACTAATATTCGAAATTATGCTGCTAGTTTGGAAGGAAAGTTGCATAAGCGTAACTTTTTTGCTAATACAATTGTTTTAAAAATTCGCAATAATGATTTTGTGACTGTGACCAAACGACGAAAATTGCCGCATGCAACGCATAATGCAACGGAAATCTACCAAGCAGCCCGAGAACTGTTTGAACCGCTGGCTAGTAGTTTTCTTACTAATGGCATTCGACTCTTAGGAGTAACTGCAACCGATTTTTCTGAAGCTGATTTTGAGAATATAAATTTAGACTTGTTTTCAGATTAG
- the yajC gene encoding preprotein translocase subunit YajC, producing MNTLFLAATGGNSMWMIILLVIMFALMYFTMIKPQKKQQQKKMEMMNQLKKGDSVILIDGLHAKIDSVNTKDKTVVVDADGIYLTFSRMAVQQILPAVEADTTDKAAEDDNEPAKEEKVTAPADKPAENTPAKSDDDSTEE from the coding sequence GTGAATACTTTATTTTTAGCAGCTACTGGTGGTAACAGTATGTGGATGATCATTTTATTGGTAATTATGTTTGCTCTGATGTACTTTACAATGATTAAGCCACAGAAAAAGCAACAACAGAAGAAAATGGAAATGATGAACCAATTGAAGAAAGGCGACAGCGTTATTTTAATTGACGGGTTGCATGCGAAGATCGATTCGGTTAATACTAAAGATAAGACAGTTGTGGTTGATGCTGATGGTATTTACCTAACTTTTAGTCGGATGGCGGTTCAACAAATTTTGCCAGCTGTCGAAGCTGATACTACTGATAAGGCTGCTGAGGATGATAATGAACCTGCAAAGGAAGAAAAAGTAACAGCACCTGCTGATAAGCCTGCTGAAAATACACCGGCTAAGTCAGACGATGATTCTACCGAAGAATAA
- a CDS encoding bifunctional oligoribonuclease/PAP phosphatase NrnA, whose product MSTFAEIYRKIEQYSTIILHRHTSPDPDALGSQAGLARSLKLKFPEKRILCAGENDEGDLIWINKMDKVTAADYRGALVITTDTANTARIANDLYRHGNLLIKIDHHPDVEPYADMSYVDDQAPAASQIIADFLIEENLPLTPAVAYPLYAGIIGDTGRFMYPETTAHTFNIVAKLAATGINITEIARNISDVTFVQAKLQAEVLDYMKVDPCGAAYAVLSKDALAKLGVDSNQASCTVATPGRIKDIIAWNVFVEKPDGTYRVHYRSKGPVINELAAKHDGGGHALASGANAQDLAEVKQIFAELVQVTKEYQKKHE is encoded by the coding sequence ATGAGTACTTTTGCAGAAATATACCGAAAAATCGAACAATATTCAACAATTATTCTGCATCGACATACTAGTCCAGATCCTGATGCCTTAGGATCCCAGGCTGGACTCGCCCGCTCGCTGAAACTAAAATTCCCTGAAAAACGGATTTTGTGTGCTGGTGAAAATGATGAAGGTGATCTTATTTGGATTAATAAGATGGACAAGGTAACCGCGGCAGATTATCGCGGTGCCCTTGTAATTACGACAGATACTGCTAATACTGCTCGGATTGCCAATGATTTATATCGTCATGGTAATTTGTTGATTAAAATCGACCATCACCCTGATGTTGAGCCGTATGCTGATATGAGTTATGTGGATGACCAAGCACCGGCAGCATCGCAAATTATTGCCGACTTCTTAATTGAAGAAAACTTGCCGTTAACTCCAGCAGTTGCATATCCGTTATATGCAGGAATTATCGGCGATACGGGGCGCTTTATGTATCCTGAAACTACGGCTCATACTTTTAATATTGTTGCTAAATTAGCAGCAACTGGAATTAATATTACGGAAATTGCTCGCAATATTAGTGACGTTACTTTTGTTCAGGCAAAATTGCAGGCAGAAGTTTTGGATTATATGAAAGTAGATCCATGTGGAGCTGCTTATGCAGTTTTATCTAAGGATGCATTAGCTAAATTGGGAGTTGATTCCAATCAAGCGTCCTGTACAGTGGCAACGCCAGGCAGAATTAAAGATATTATTGCGTGGAATGTCTTTGTGGAAAAGCCGGATGGTACTTACAGAGTACACTATCGTTCAAAGGGGCCAGTTATTAATGAGTTGGCTGCTAAGCATGATGGTGGTGGTCATGCATTGGCTAGTGGTGCTAATGCCCAAGATCTAGCAGAAGTTAAGCAAATTTTTGCAGAATTGGTTCAAGTAACTAAGGAATATCAGAAAAAACATGAATAA
- the mutL gene encoding DNA mismatch repair endonuclease MutL, producing the protein MAQIHELTENLANQIAAGEVIERPASVVKELVENAIDAGSSRIRIDFVNAGLKEIVVQDNGTGIAGDQIDLAFTRHATSKITSEHDLFNVGTLGFRGEALASIAAVSHVEILSNVAGAVGQRAEFNGGVKVLQEDAAAKKGTQITVKDLFYNTPARLKYLRSPRTEIMKIVDIVNRIALGYPQLALTLTNEGRILLRTAGNGNLQQTVSSVYGRHIAEKMLPFESNNSDFTVNGLLSKPELTRSTRNFISILLNGRYIRNFKLAAAVMAGYGTHLAAKHYPIVVVKIEVDPLLVDVNVHPTKQEVRLSKEQDLSRLVTNAISNALLSANEVSALDNLAATKQDTLVDQLKFNLNKNVVDTKRSTSINEVHESKPAAIVIPKHGQYVDLTVPREDDRYLITKTWLKNVHEQCHLTPFGHQQLDATVVSTGDEVLANQLPELRFIGQTKTYIIAADGEDLYLVDQLAARRLLRFTAIVQIITEQKITQQGLLTPLTLSFGNLDFMQIKNHLSQINKIGLFLEEFGQETFILRSYPTWIKGDPEVAIRNILDSFLNIDQTASASWINRIAAQQAQKEVSGRIKLTAAEAGTVLTKLRQVNDPYHDAMGNLVLVRLRENELNKMFKKDR; encoded by the coding sequence ATGGCGCAAATTCATGAATTAACGGAAAATTTAGCTAACCAAATTGCAGCCGGAGAGGTAATCGAACGGCCAGCAAGTGTCGTTAAGGAATTGGTAGAAAACGCCATTGATGCTGGTAGTAGTCGGATTCGAATTGACTTTGTTAATGCAGGATTAAAAGAAATTGTCGTACAGGATAATGGTACAGGAATTGCTGGTGATCAAATTGATCTGGCTTTTACGCGGCACGCAACAAGCAAAATTACCAGTGAGCACGACTTGTTTAATGTTGGTACTTTGGGTTTTCGCGGTGAGGCTTTGGCTTCGATTGCGGCTGTTAGTCATGTGGAAATTTTATCTAATGTTGCGGGAGCTGTTGGTCAGCGGGCAGAGTTTAACGGTGGCGTGAAGGTACTGCAGGAAGATGCTGCTGCTAAAAAAGGCACTCAAATTACAGTTAAAGATTTATTTTATAATACTCCGGCCCGGCTGAAGTATTTACGTAGTCCACGTACCGAAATTATGAAAATTGTAGATATTGTGAACCGGATTGCTTTGGGCTATCCACAATTGGCTCTAACACTAACCAATGAAGGACGAATTTTGTTACGGACAGCTGGTAATGGTAATTTACAGCAGACAGTTTCCAGTGTTTATGGTCGGCATATTGCAGAAAAAATGCTGCCATTTGAAAGTAACAATAGTGATTTTACAGTTAATGGTTTGCTGTCTAAACCAGAGTTAACTCGGTCGACACGCAATTTTATTTCGATTTTGCTGAATGGCCGGTATATTCGTAATTTCAAATTGGCCGCAGCGGTTATGGCTGGTTACGGTACTCATTTAGCTGCAAAACATTATCCGATTGTTGTAGTAAAAATTGAAGTTGATCCTTTGCTTGTCGATGTTAATGTGCATCCCACTAAGCAGGAAGTTCGCTTGTCGAAAGAACAAGATCTTAGTCGTTTGGTAACTAATGCAATCAGTAATGCACTCTTATCAGCAAATGAAGTTAGTGCGCTTGACAATTTGGCTGCAACTAAACAGGATACGTTAGTTGATCAACTTAAGTTCAATTTAAATAAAAATGTGGTCGATACGAAGCGTTCTACAAGTATTAATGAAGTGCATGAAAGCAAACCTGCTGCCATTGTTATTCCCAAGCACGGGCAATATGTTGATTTAACTGTGCCGCGTGAAGATGATCGCTACCTTATTACTAAAACTTGGCTTAAAAATGTGCATGAGCAGTGTCATTTAACGCCTTTTGGTCACCAGCAACTTGATGCCACGGTTGTATCAACTGGGGATGAAGTTTTGGCTAATCAATTGCCGGAACTGCGTTTTATTGGTCAAACTAAAACTTACATAATTGCGGCTGATGGTGAAGATTTATATTTAGTTGATCAGTTGGCTGCTCGTCGTCTGTTACGTTTTACGGCGATAGTCCAGATAATTACTGAACAAAAAATTACGCAACAAGGCTTGCTGACGCCATTAACATTGTCATTTGGTAATTTAGATTTTATGCAAATTAAAAATCATTTGTCACAAATTAACAAAATTGGTTTATTCTTAGAAGAATTTGGGCAAGAGACATTTATTTTGCGTTCTTATCCAACCTGGATTAAGGGTGATCCGGAAGTAGCAATTCGTAATATTTTGGATAGTTTCTTAAATATTGACCAAACAGCTTCTGCTAGCTGGATTAACCGAATTGCAGCTCAGCAAGCACAAAAAGAGGTTTCAGGTCGAATTAAACTGACTGCTGCTGAAGCTGGAACAGTTTTGACTAAGTTGCGGCAGGTTAATGATCCTTATCATGATGCAATGGGAAATTTGGTACTTGTGCGTTTGCGGGAAAATGAATTAAATAAAATGTTTAAAAAGGATAGATAA
- the ruvB gene encoding Holliday junction branch migration DNA helicase RuvB, whose translation MNKKEVKLVADKEDSVVSGESQGQSEEQAEFSLRPQRLADYLGQERVKKDMTVYIKAAKQRDEALDHVLLYGPPGLGKTTLAFVIANELGVHLKSTSGPAIEKAGDLVALLTDLDPGDVLFIDEIHRLAKPIEEVLYSAMEDYYIDIVIGEGQTTHAVHVPLPPFTLVGATTLAGQLSAPLRDRFGIVEHLQYYQIAELEKIIQRSSNVFNIKITPEAAHELARRSRGTPRVANRLLRRVRDFAEVKGEKVISFATTTRSLEQLQVDNEGLDQTDRKILRVMIENYHGGPVGIRTLAANSGEDVETIESLYEPYLLQRGFILMTPRGRMVTEKAYLQLGLPIPGQ comes from the coding sequence ATGAATAAAAAGGAAGTGAAACTGGTGGCAGATAAAGAAGATTCGGTTGTTTCTGGTGAGAGTCAGGGACAAAGTGAAGAACAGGCAGAATTTTCGCTTAGACCGCAGCGGTTAGCTGATTATTTGGGTCAAGAGCGGGTAAAAAAAGATATGACGGTTTATATTAAAGCTGCTAAGCAGCGTGATGAAGCCCTTGACCATGTTTTGTTATATGGGCCGCCAGGACTAGGTAAGACGACCTTAGCTTTTGTAATTGCTAATGAACTTGGTGTGCATTTGAAGAGTACAAGTGGTCCAGCAATTGAAAAAGCGGGTGATTTGGTTGCTTTGTTAACGGATCTTGATCCCGGAGATGTTTTATTTATTGATGAAATTCATCGTTTAGCTAAACCGATTGAAGAAGTTCTTTACTCGGCAATGGAGGATTATTATATTGATATCGTGATTGGCGAAGGGCAGACAACGCATGCGGTTCACGTACCACTACCACCATTTACTCTAGTAGGGGCAACAACTTTGGCAGGTCAGTTATCAGCACCATTGCGGGATCGTTTTGGTATTGTTGAACATTTACAATATTATCAAATTGCTGAATTGGAAAAAATTATTCAACGATCAAGTAATGTTTTTAATATTAAAATTACCCCAGAAGCAGCTCATGAACTAGCACGTAGATCTCGAGGAACGCCGCGAGTTGCTAATCGCTTGCTCAGACGAGTACGGGATTTTGCAGAAGTTAAGGGTGAAAAAGTAATTTCTTTTGCAACAACGACGAGATCGCTCGAACAATTACAGGTTGATAATGAAGGATTAGATCAGACGGATCGCAAAATTCTGCGGGTCATGATTGAAAATTATCATGGCGGTCCAGTTGGGATACGAACTCTAGCAGCTAATAGTGGTGAAGATGTGGAAACTATTGAATCGCTTTATGAACCATATTTACTGCAACGTGGTTTTATTTTAATGACGCCGCGTGGGCGCATGGTAACAGAAAAAGCCTATTTGCAACTAGGATTACCAATTCCTGGGCAGTAG